A region of the Calditrichota bacterium genome:
GCGGCGATGCAAGAGATTATCACGTTAGAATGCTCAGAGTGCAAGAACAGGAACTACACGACGACGAAGGACAAGAAGAAGCACACTGCGAAGCTCGAGCTGCGCAAGTACTGTCCGTTTTGCAAGCATCACACCCTGCACAAGGAGACCAGATAGCCCCGCAGCACGGATGGTACGCAGCGGCACAGGCCTGTAGCACAATTGGCTAGTGCACCGGACTCCAAATCCGGCGGTTGGGGGTTCGAGTCCCTCCAGGCCTGCCGTCGGAGAGAGCGTCACGCAACG
Encoded here:
- the rpmG gene encoding 50S ribosomal protein L33, which encodes MQEIITLECSECKNRNYTTTKDKKKHTAKLELRKYCPFCKHHTLHKETR